In the genome of Ignavibacteria bacterium, one region contains:
- a CDS encoding YCF48-related protein, with protein MKPNRILSSAVLLLIFSNFAFSQSGWQWLNPKPESNVYCNLNFFDGMKGVAGSSGGTVLLTTDGGLTWKKSLVKIESAIKDVSFIDSNLIVAVTYSSNNIGSILLSDNLGQNWKTFSNNLKSQNYLGMKFINSWTGFILSSSGSILKTNDRCQSWNTYPERYDFNYNSEIIFADNATGFINTQSGVLKTTNSGNTWSKLKNAPGGLTSIYYNGDNLYAVSNNNCYVSSNFGHNWASKELSFTSNISSKIRAYGDMLFLFFNNVIYKSIDNGTSWTSVLVENEYEASFVDGEFINDKLILAGNSLYSFIPQSGAFQPLLPGIRNNIKAGKSVNVNTSFAVGNKGLLMKTIDGGTTWNKINLNTKANLSSIVIKGNHIHIAGDSGVYIYSNDLGSTWTKSRLIFQSRNNNIHSINFLNELSGIICAEGGQLKTTTDGGRIWFDKSASQVNGIFKYINNNLIAGVSDLFYKSSNNGNNWVSFPMDNGRNFYDINFLNENIGFIASDSGTIYKTTNGGLSWNKKIVDNNNTPNIKLNKIVFVNAQTGYCAGNNGRFYYTKTGGESWVQQMFYSASNISDIEILNWRACMIYGDNGLVMKNENVTDAESISISGKVFYKDNGKPVTSGHVKALNFDYNSGITTLFDSSNISSDGSYFLANVRADSSYIVAYPNSELVHDFIPTYYPSSIMWMQAVLLYPTTNLENINIDAHRIVATEGSASITGNVFYTFLSNPVPDVTIAAKLNNSFSKMDYSTVQGTYTLNQLSSGNYKIYFDKLGYKNDSIYVSLTQHQNVTVNINLNNAITSLTGTLVPTEYMLYQNYPNPFNPVTKIEFDLPELSFVKLAVYDILGREVSVLINKELTRGKYAYSWNAINTPSGIYFCRMQTEGYSSVKKMLLLK; from the coding sequence ATGAAACCGAATAGAATATTATCGAGCGCAGTTTTACTTCTTATCTTTTCAAATTTTGCCTTTTCGCAATCCGGCTGGCAGTGGTTAAATCCCAAACCCGAGTCTAACGTTTATTGTAATCTAAATTTTTTCGATGGCATGAAAGGTGTCGCCGGAAGTTCCGGCGGAACTGTCCTTTTAACTACTGATGGAGGTTTAACCTGGAAAAAAAGCTTAGTGAAAATTGAGTCTGCAATTAAAGATGTTTCTTTTATAGACTCAAATTTGATAGTCGCAGTTACCTACAGTTCAAACAATATAGGTTCAATATTGCTTTCAGACAATCTCGGGCAAAACTGGAAAACATTTAGCAATAATTTAAAAAGCCAGAATTATTTAGGAATGAAGTTTATAAATAGCTGGACAGGATTTATTTTATCTTCTTCAGGTTCAATTTTAAAAACAAACGATAGATGCCAGTCATGGAATACTTACCCTGAGCGGTATGATTTCAATTACAACAGCGAGATAATTTTTGCAGATAATGCGACCGGCTTTATTAATACTCAATCAGGAGTCCTCAAGACAACTAATAGCGGTAACACATGGTCTAAGCTTAAAAATGCTCCGGGAGGATTAACAAGCATATATTATAACGGTGATAATTTATATGCGGTTAGCAATAATAATTGTTATGTATCCTCAAACTTCGGACATAACTGGGCAAGCAAAGAGCTCAGCTTTACTTCAAACATTTCATCGAAAATAAGAGCTTATGGTGATATGCTGTTTTTATTTTTCAATAATGTAATTTATAAGTCAATTGACAACGGTACAAGTTGGACTTCTGTCCTTGTGGAAAATGAGTATGAAGCAAGTTTTGTTGATGGTGAATTTATAAATGATAAGCTTATACTTGCAGGAAACAGTTTATATTCATTCATACCTCAATCGGGGGCATTCCAGCCATTGCTACCCGGAATCAGAAACAATATTAAAGCAGGCAAATCGGTGAATGTCAACACAAGCTTTGCGGTTGGCAATAAAGGTTTGTTGATGAAAACTATTGACGGCGGAACGACCTGGAACAAAATAAATCTGAACACTAAGGCAAATCTGTCTTCAATTGTTATCAAAGGAAATCATATTCATATCGCAGGTGATTCAGGAGTATATATTTACAGCAACGATCTCGGCAGCACATGGACAAAGTCCCGGTTGATATTCCAGTCGAGGAATAATAACATCCATAGTATTAATTTTCTAAATGAATTATCTGGTATAATTTGCGCAGAAGGAGGACAACTAAAAACCACTACCGACGGCGGACGCATATGGTTTGATAAAAGCGCGTCACAAGTGAATGGAATATTCAAATATATTAATAATAATCTTATTGCGGGTGTTTCGGATTTATTTTATAAATCCAGCAATAACGGTAATAATTGGGTTAGCTTTCCCATGGATAACGGACGAAATTTTTATGATATAAACTTTCTGAATGAAAATATCGGATTCATTGCATCGGATTCCGGAACTATATATAAAACAACAAATGGAGGTTTAAGCTGGAATAAAAAAATTGTAGATAATAACAACACTCCGAATATTAAGCTCAATAAAATAGTATTTGTAAATGCACAGACAGGGTATTGTGCGGGTAATAATGGAAGATTTTATTATACAAAAACAGGTGGTGAAAGCTGGGTTCAGCAGATGTTTTATTCTGCCAGTAATATCTCCGATATCGAGATTTTAAATTGGAGAGCTTGCATGATTTATGGCGATAATGGCTTAGTGATGAAAAATGAAAATGTAACAGATGCTGAAAGCATATCAATATCGGGAAAAGTTTTTTATAAAGATAACGGTAAACCTGTTACATCCGGACATGTTAAAGCACTCAATTTTGATTATAATTCAGGAATAACAACTTTATTCGATTCAAGTAATATCAGCAGTGACGGCTCATATTTTTTGGCAAATGTGCGGGCTGACAGTTCGTATATCGTAGCGTATCCGAATTCGGAATTGGTACATGATTTTATTCCGACTTACTATCCGTCATCTATAATGTGGATGCAAGCCGTTCTTTTATATCCGACAACAAATCTGGAGAACATAAACATAGATGCGCACCGTATTGTAGCAACTGAAGGTTCGGCGTCTATAACTGGAAATGTTTTTTATACATTTTTGTCTAACCCCGTTCCGGATGTTACGATTGCTGCAAAACTGAATAATAGTTTTTCCAAAATGGATTATTCAACTGTTCAGGGAACTTATACATTAAATCAGCTTTCATCAGGAAATTATAAAATATATTTTGACAAGCTCGGATATAAAAACGACAGCATTTATGTCTCTTTAACGCAGCACCAAAATGTTACGGTCAATATTAATTTGAATAATGCCATAACAAGTCTGACAGGAACTTTAGTGCCGACAGAGTATATGCTTTATCAGAATTATCCAAATCCCTTCAACCCGGTAACAAAAATTGAATTTGACCTTCCTGAACTTAGCTTTGTGAAACTTGCAGTATATGATATTCTCGGAAGAGAAGTTTCAGTATTAATAAATAAAGAGTTAACCCGCGGTAAGTACGCTTACTCATGGAATGCAATTAATACCCCGTCAGGTATATATTTTTGCAGAATGCAAACCGAAGGATACTCATCAGTAAAGAAAATGTTGCTGTTAAAATAA